CGATAGCTGTAAGGAAAACGGCAGCCCAAAATGAAATTTTAAGTAGCATGAATGTATGAGGCGTTGAGTAGTGACTGAGTAACGTTGTGGATAATAGGAATCCGATGAATGTAATGGAAATAAGAATAGTAGCTAAATAGTTAATATGTTTACCGTATTTCAAAAGCATATAACTACCCCTTTCGAAAAAAGACAGAATATTAAAATTTATTTTACGATAAACTACTAAAAAAAGAAAGAGTCTGTCCTAACGTGTAGGACAGACTCTCTATTATTACGATAATACCGCTTTAATTTTTTGGAACGCCCACTCTAAATCTTCTTCAGAGATTACTAGTGGTGGTGCGATACGAATTACATTTTCGTGTGTTTCTTTACATAATAGACCAGCTGCTTTTAGTTGTTCACAGTAAGGACGAGCTGGCTCGTTTAATTCGATACCGATGAATAAACCTTTACCGCGAACTTCAGTGATCATTGGGTTATCAATCTCTTTTAATTGCCCAACTAATTTTTCACCTAATTGAAGAGAACGCTCTGTTAATTTTTCTTCTTCTAACACTTCAAGAGCTGCGATAGAAACAGCACATGCAAGTGGGTTACCACCGAATGTAGAACCGTGAGAACCTGGCTCGAATACGCCTAAAATGTCGCGGTTTGCTGCTGCGCAAGAGATTGGGAATACGCCGCCGCCAAGTGCTTTACCAAGTATGTACATGTCAGGAGTTACATTGTCCCAATCACAAGCAAATACTTTACCAGTACGGCCTAAGCCAGTTTGGATTTCATCTGCTACGAATAAAACGTTTTCTTTTTTACATACTTCAAGAGCTTCTTTTAAGAAACCAGCTGGTGGGATGTTAATTCCTGCTTCACCTTGGATTGGCTCTAAAATGAATGCAGCTGTGTTTGGTGTAATAGCAGCTTTTAACGCTTCTAAATCACCATAAGGAATTACGATAATGCCAGGAAGCATTGGACCGAATCCACGCTTGTACTCTTCGTTTGAAGACATAGAAACAGCACCCATCGTACGTCCGTGGAAGTTATCTTCACAAACGATAATCTCAGCACGATTTGCTTCTACTTTCTTCACATCATAAGCCCAGCGGCGAGCTGTTTTAATTGCAGTTTCAACAGCTTCTGCACCTGTATTCATTGGAAGTACCATTTCTTTATTAGTTAGTTTCGCAACTTTTTCGTACCAAGGACCTAATTGATCGCTATGGAAAGCACGAGAAGTTAACGTA
This genomic window from Bacillus anthracis str. Vollum contains:
- the rocD gene encoding ornithine aminotransferase, producing MIQTKDIIELTDTYGANNYHPLPIVISKAEGVWVEDPEGNRYMDLLSAYSAVNQGHRHPKIINALIDQANRVTLTSRAFHSDQLGPWYEKVAKLTNKEMVLPMNTGAEAVETAIKTARRWAYDVKKVEANRAEIIVCEDNFHGRTMGAVSMSSNEEYKRGFGPMLPGIIVIPYGDLEALKAAITPNTAAFILEPIQGEAGINIPPAGFLKEALEVCKKENVLFVADEIQTGLGRTGKVFACDWDNVTPDMYILGKALGGGVFPISCAAANRDILGVFEPGSHGSTFGGNPLACAVSIAALEVLEEEKLTERSLQLGEKLVGQLKEIDNPMITEVRGKGLFIGIELNEPARPYCEQLKAAGLLCKETHENVIRIAPPLVISEEDLEWAFQKIKAVLS